The following proteins are encoded in a genomic region of Alnus glutinosa chromosome 8, dhAlnGlut1.1, whole genome shotgun sequence:
- the LOC133876351 gene encoding protein FAR-RED IMPAIRED RESPONSE 1-like: MDLSPSVLGNECEDDHSLTQLPIDDVLPLEIDSQNDQNETANDIESEDNDVNCKNDMKLIDGVENVDEPKQGMVFNSLDELALHYRKYGKQQGFGVVQKNKRKNTSGHTCYITLSCARQGTRKASSSKPVQTTRTGCKASLNARLVDTKWYVTNVSAKHNHDLSPGKARYFRCNKNLDSTAKRKLLINDRAGISMSKSYNSLAVEAGGYEHLEFGEKDCRNFIAKSRHLRLGTGGAGALCDYFKRMQAINNNFYFAIDFDDDCRYEMPFAPFVGVNHHGQSILLGAVLISSEDTETFVWLFETWLNCMNERAPSAIITDQNRAMKNAIRKVFPNTRHRWCLWHILKKLPEKFGSHSQYHAIKGAIRSCVYESQTRDEFDANWQSLLDCYNLKDNAWLCGLYSERTFWVPAYLKDVFWAGMTTTQRSESMNAFFDGYVHSSTTLKEFVDQYDSALRRKVEKENIADFVSFNETVACLSRFPFEKKFQQLYTTAKFKEVQEEIKEVMYCSSSLITREGAMCIYQVTEQVQINDAFTKKVCFTVNYNESSCEVNCSCCLFESRGVLCRHVISILNIVGVTSLPEKYFLNRWRKNLKRNYKQINSSYDSGSRDPSAERYFDLCKDLHALAEIASNSVEHCLTLKKYVHMLTKQFNGSICEHSPPSQALVSGSTTCNLSIDGMAVESNKDGTTMESNMVRSPLVVRMRGKPPSKRMASGVEKVVTKRTRGKKNQTSDTNSKKKSKTKKVKKVVSVPCV, from the exons ATGGATTTGTCGCCATCTGTATTGGGGAATGAATGTGAAGATGATCATTCATTGACACAACTTCCAATTGATGATGTTTTGCCTCTTGAAATTGACTCTCAAAATG ATCAAAATGAAACTGCAAATGATATAGAATCTGAAGATAATGATGTCAATTGCAAGAATGATATGAAACTCATAGATGGAGTTGAAAATGTGGATGAACCTAAGCAAGGAATGGTATTTAACTCTTTAGATGAACTTGCGTTGCATTATAGGAAATATGGAAAGCAACAAGGTTTTGGGGTGgtacaaaagaataaaagaaagaatacaAGTGGGCATACATGTTATATCACTCTATCATGTGCACGTCAAGGCACTAGAAAAGCCAGTTCAAGTAAGCCAGTTCAAACAACTAGAACGGGGTGCAAGGCTAGTTTGAATGCAAGGTTAGTTGATACAAAGTGGTATGTGACTAATGTATCTGCTAAACATAATCATgatttaagcccaggcaaagctAGATActttagatgcaataagaatttggACTCTACTGCAAAGAGAAAGCTTTTAATAAATGATAGAGCTGGAATAAGTATGAGCAAGAGTTATAACTCACTTGCAGTTGAAGCAGGGGGGTATGAGCACCTAGAATTTGGTGAAAAAGATTGCCGTAATTTCATTGCCAAGTCAAGGCATCTTCGTCTTGGCACAGGAGGCGCTGGAGCTCTTTGTGACTATTTCAAAAGGATGCAagcaattaataataatttctaCTTTGCcattgattttgatgatgattgtag ATATGAaatgccatttgctccttttgtgGGAGTTAACCATCACGGTCAGTCAATACTTCTTGGGGCGGTATTAATATCAAGTGAGGATACAGAGACATTTGTATGGTTGTTTGAGACATGGTTGAATTGCATGAATGAAAGAGCGCCGAGTGCAATTATAACAGATCAAAATAGGGCTATGAAGAATGCAATTAGAAAAGTTTTTCCAAATACTCGACATAGATGGTGTTTGTGGCACATATTGAAAAAGCTTCCAGAAAAATTTGGATCGCATTCACAGTACCATGCCATTAAGGGTGCCATACGAAGTTGTGTGTATGAATCTCAGACACGCGATGAGTTTGATGCAAATTGGCAAAGTCTACTTGATTGTTATAATCTGAAAGATAATGCATGGTTGTGTGGGTTATATAGTGAGCGTACTTTTTGGGTACCGGCATATTTAAAAGATGTATTTTGGGCTGGAATGACTACCACGCAacgaagtgaaagtatgaatgctttttttgatggttatgtgcacTCATCAACTACATTGAAGGAATTTGTGGATCAATACGATAGTGCTTTGCGTAGAAAAGTTGAGAAGGAGAATATTGCTGATTTCGTTTCTTTTAATGAGACAGTTGCATGTCTAAGCAGGTTTCCTTTTGAGAAGAAATTTCAACAACTTTACACCActgcaaagttcaaagaagtacaAGAGGAGATTAAAGAGGTGATGTATTGTAGTAGTTCTCTTATCACAAGAGAAGGTGCAATGTGTATATATCAAGTGACTGAACAGGTACAAATTAATGATGCGTTCACGAAAAAGGTATGCTTTACTGTTAACTACAATGAATCTTCGTGTGAAGTGAATTGTAGTTGTTGCTTGTTTGAATCAAGAGGAGTTTTGTGCAGACATGTCATATCTATACTGAATATAGTTGGAGTTACATCGTtgccagaaaaatattttcttaaccGATGGAGGAAGAACTTGAAGCGaaattataaacaaatcaatAGTAGTTATGATTCAGGTAGTCGTGACCCGAGTGCAGAAAGATATTTCGACTTGTGCAAAGATTTGCATGCTTTAGCAGAAATAGCCTCAAACAGCGTGGAACATTGCCTGACACTGAAAAAATATGTTCATATGTTAACGAAGCAATTCAATGGTTCGATCTGTGAACATAGTCCACCTTCTCAAGCACTTGTTAGTGGTTCTACTACTTGTAATTTGTCCATTGATGGTATGGCGGTGGAAAGTAATAAGGATGGTACGACGATGGAAAGTAATATGGTTCGTAGTCCTCTCGTGGTTCGAATGAGAGGGAAGCCACCATCAAAAAGGATGGCTTCTGGAGTAGAAAAAGTGGTGACAAAGAGGACACGAGgaaaaaagaatcaaacaaGTGAcacaaatagtaaaaaaaagagtaaaacaaaaaaggtaAAGAAGGTTGTTTCTGTTCCTTGTGTTTAA